GATCAGGACCGCCTCGGTCGTGTCCTTGCGCCCGAGCGTGCCGTCCGGCCCGAGGACCTCCTGATTGAAGGCATATACGTTTTCCCAGCCCAACACCGTTTCCAGATGCTCGGCGAAGGTGGCCTGAACCAGTCGATCTTCGCTATTGATGCCGGTTACCGCCATGAAACCCTTCCCTGAAAAATCACGCGTCGCGCTCCTTCAAATACCGGCCGGTGCCGTCGATGATGCCGTCGATCCGGTCGACGCAGTGAGAGCAGAAATCCAGGGACATGTAATAGAGCCACGGTTTGCCATCCCGATCCGCGCTCGTGAACCAGGCTTCGGGCCACTTCTCTGACGCGATGCGGCTTGAAAACTTGCCGATCGTCTCAGTTGGCCATTCGAAACCGTTGTGCAGCATGTTGTTGCGATAGGCGAAAAGGGCGGACAGCGTTTTCCGATAATCGTTGGGAAGATAGGGCTTCAGCCCGCAGCTTTCCGCCAGCTGGACGATACCCGCAACAAGATCGTCCCTTGGCCCCTGGCTGCGGAATACGATTTGAGGGTTCCAGAACTGGTCGTCGGCGCGCTGCCGCCGCGTGTCACCCGCATCCGAACCTTGCCTTTTCCTCAGCCCCTCGAAGATGGCGACAAACAGGGACTCGATGAAGGGTGCCAACATGCCGACCGCGGACATGCTATGCGCGGAATCCATGAAGACCGCCCGCCAGAACCGCTCCTCATAGAGGTTGTCCAGTTGCTCGTTGTCAGGATCGGCCTCGATCTGCTGCTTGAGTTCGTCAAACTTGATCTGGGTCGCCGCCGCGGCTTGCTGGTTCCTGTGCAGCAGATCCTTGATCGCGGCCAGTTGTTCTCCTGGCAGCGAGTGGCGCAGCAGCCATTGCGCATGGGCGCTCGGCGGCAGCCGTTCCACCCACCGTCGAATTCCTTCGGCGGGGTCTTCGTCAGGTGGAGGATCGAAGCCGTCCTGCGTCAAACCGCGATCTCCCCGTTCATCAGGCGCGGCAGGAGGAGGTCACGGGCCTGTGCGAGCTTCTGATTTTGCGTGTGCAAGGTGCGGACCTGCGCGTGAAGCGTCGAAGCTTGGTGCTCGAACTCGCGAAGCAGCGCTGCGTCAGGAATGACAACCGGCAGTGCTCGAAACTTCCCCTTGCTGATCTCCTTGTAGGTCGCTCCACCGGCGTGGGAGCGGATTTCCTCGACCCGATACATCAAGTTGTGCAGCAGATACATTCGGGCGCGGGGATCGTGCGGGATGATACTGATGAAGCCCTGATTGGTGCAGGACGGCGTTTCGATGATCCCGAAAAAGCCGACTGAGGCGCGGCTGGTCATCAACACCGTTCCGGCCGGGAGCATCTTTGCCGAAGAGCCTCGCAGTCCGGCTTCCGTGATCTTTGTCGCGCTGTCGAGCAAAGCGAGGCATGAGTTCCGCGTGATGTCCGTGGGCGTGTACCAAGGGATATCGCCGTCATTCCAGAACTCGGGCTTTTCCGTCTTTGGGGTTCCTCCACCAATTGTCTCGCAGACGTCATCGAAGGTCTGCCGCGCCCAGCCCTCGGGGAGGCCGTCAGTGAGGGGGACGTGTTCGTGGCCAGGGAAGCGAAAGTGGACGAACCACTCGCGGTAGAGCAGCCGCGCCGCATCCTCCAGCAGCGCAATCCGTCGCCGGTTGGTCTCGATCAGGTCGTCGTAGGCGGAGAGGATGGAGACGATGGCTTCCTGTTCGCTTCGTGGCGGGCAGGGAAACCGTATTTCTTCGATCCTGTAGAGGGCGAGTTTCGGCTGCGAGGTGCCGCCCGTCTGATTGGACATGGCAGCCTTCCCGGTCGCCCCGCGCAAAAAATACATCAAGTAGCGTGCATCTACGGCATGCGAGATGTCCGTGAGCTTCGCGGCGTTCTCCGTCAGATTTGCTCCGGAAAGATCCTCAGGAACCATCCCAACTCGACCGATTGTTCCTGCAATGCTGATGTAGATATCCGAAGAGGTGATCGTGTATCGGCGGACTTGGTGATGAACGTTCTCGTCGATGTATTTGATTGCTGAACGGTTAATCCCGCTTTCCCCAAAATCGACGACGCGCAAATAGGGATGGGGAGTTGGTGCATCTTGAACTGATGCACCCTTCGGCAGTCGCTTTCCGCCTTTGGCCTTTGCAACGTCGCCGATGCGGACTTCAGAGAAAGATCTCACACCCCCAACTCCTCGAAGTTTCGGGCGATCCGCGCCGCCAGCTCCGCGGCCTCCTCGGTCAGCCCCGTCAAGTCGATGTGGATCGACCGCAGCGCCTCCTCGAAATCGAAATCCTCGTCCACCTCCTCGGGTGCCACGCCGACATAGCGGCCGGGCGTCAGGCTGTGGTCATGCGCCGCGATCTCGGCGCGGCTGACCCGTTTCACCAACCCCTCGACATCGCACAGGACCGCGTCGGGGAACCGCTCCTGCAGCCAGTCGGCCTGTTTCACGAAATACCGCGCCGTCCGCAGCGCCTCCACCGCCGCGACCCTCGCGCCCTCCAACGCCTTGCGGGCGCGCGTCACCTCGGCATTGGGCCAGAGGGCATGGTCGCGGGCGTCCAGTTCCTTGATGGCGGTATCCACCACCCGGCCGGCCAGCTTGGCGGCCAGGTCGATCTGCTTGGTCAGGTCACGGCAACGCTCGGCCATGGGGTGTAGCCCGGCGCGCGCCGCGTGCAGCCCGGCATTGTCGCGCACGGCGCCCGCCCAGTCCGCCGCACGCGCCGACACCTCTGCGTCGAACCCCGCGATATCCGCCGCCAGCGTTGCGCACGCGCTGGTCAGTTCGCTCCAGGTCTCCGCCAGCGGATCTGGATCGCGCTTTTCGGTGACGAAGGGCTGCACCAGATCGATGAGCTTGCCGAGCGCCTTGTCAAGGTCGGCCAATGGCTCCGTCGTTGCCTGGCCCTCAGCAACGGCCTGCGCAAGGTAGCTTTCGACGAGTTCCAGGAAGCGGTCCGCCTGTCCGCGATAGAGCCAGACGATGGCGGCGATGTTCTTCTGCTGCTCTGGCGCAAAATCGTAGATGGCGCGCGACACCTTCCGGTAGATGTTGCGCGCATCGAGCATCAGGACGTGATCGGCGCGCTCGGGGTCACGTTCCTTCGCCCGGTCGAAGAACCACAGCTGGCAGGGCACCGTGCGCGTGTAGAAGAAGTTGCCGCGGATATCGATCATCACGTCGACGGCGCCGGTCTCGACCAGCTTCTGGCGCACGATCGCCTCGTCCCGCCCTGCGCTGGATGCCTGGCTGGACATGACGACACCGGCGCGGCCGTTCTCGTTCAGATAGGTGTAGAAGTAGGACATCCACAGGTAGTTGGCGTTCGAGACCTTCTTGGCCTTGTTCACGCCCGGCAGGCCGAAGGGTAGCCGCTTGTCGCCCTTGACCTTCTCGGCGTCGACCTCGTCCACGTTGAACGGCGGATTGGCCATCACGAAGTCGCACTTGCCGACCAGTTCGTGCGGGTCCTTGTAATAGGTGATCGCTTCGTTCCCGGCGCGGATCGTGCCCTGCAGGCCGTGGACCGCCAGGTTGATCTGGGCGAGTTTCGCCGTCGTCTCGTTCTTCTCATGGCCGTAGAAGGTGACGCGCTTCATCGTGTCTTGGCCTGCGTCCTCGATGAAGTGGCTGGACTGCACGAACATGCCGCCAGAGCCGCAGGCCGGGTCAAAGACGATGCCGTGGTCTGGCTCGATCACGTTGACGATGGTCTGGACGATGGATGGCGGCGTGAAGAACTCGCCATTGTCGTGTGCGCCCTGCTTGGAGAACTCAGCGAGGAAGTATTCGTAGATGCGCCCGAAGACGTCGCCGGAAGCATTGCGCAGGGCCTCGGTGTCGAATTTGCGCATCATGCTTTCTAACAGGTCGTCGTCGAAGCGCTCGTAGTCCTTGGGCAACTGGCCCGCGAGCGGCGGGAAATGCTTCTCGACCTCCTCCATGGCGGCGGTGAGCGCGGTACCAAGCTGACCGCCCTTGGGCATGTCGAGGATCACGTCGTAACGGGCGGCCTCGGGCATTAGCATTGCGCGGCGGCGCCGGAAGTCAGCGTCGACCAGCTGACGATCCGGCATCTTTCCGGCGGCCTTGTCTGCCTCGATCGAGGCGAGAGCAGCATAGTAGCGGTTCGTGGCCTGCCTCAGGAAAAGGAGCCCCATGATAGGCATGAAATACTCGTTCGATGCGAGGCCGGAGTTGGCCCGCAGGTCGTCGGCCATCTTCCAGAGGTCCGCGCCAAACTGTTCGATCCCGGTCAGGTGGTCTGCAATCATTAGCTCGTTTTCTTTCCTGCGTTTTGTTCACCCGGACTGATGCCAGGCTTGTCCAGCGCTTTCAGCCGCTCGTATTCCTCGACTGCCAGCACGACGACAACGGGGCGTCCATGCTTCGCCACCGCGACAGGCTCGGCTCTGGCGAGATCAATCAGCCGCCCGAAGCCGTACTTCGCGTCTTTCGCGGTCAGGATCTGCATCTGACTCTCCGCTGTTGCACGGCTTACTTTGGCCAAATTGGCTAAAAAGCACAAGCCATCCATCGAGCCGGCGTGCTCACCAAGTACTTGCGAACTTCAAAGCCACAGCAACGCGCGTTGACTGCTCCAATCCATCGGAAACGGCGCCCGCAGCGATTCCAAGGTCAGGTCGGGCGGCTGTCGCCCCTCAAGGATGGCCTCAACAATCTCCGGTGAAAGCTGGGTAAGGCGCAGAAGCCGTGTCAGATAAGGCGCTGCGATGCGTTCGTGCTCTGCCAGATCGGCGATGGTGGCGAACTCACCGGCGTCCAACATCCGCTGCCAGCGAAAGGCGCGCGCCATGGCTTTGATCATGGTGTTGTCGAACCGTGCATGGGGGCCCGACCCTTCTGGCGGTAAATGCATCTCCTTCCGCCCGCCGCGCTTCACGATGCGGAACGGCACGTGGAGAGTCACCGTCTCCGGGGCTGGAGACCCGCGGGTCATGCAGCTTCTCCGATTCCGCCGGCAAGAATCTCGCGCGCGAGGCTGCCGAGGCCGTCGACACGGAGGCGGACGTTCAGGCCCTCCGTGCCGATGTCCACGCGCTCGACCAGCAACGCCACGATGCGCGCCTGCTCGGCGGGGAACAGTTCGTCCCACAGTGGATCGAGCTGCTGCAGGGCCGCGCGGGTATCGGCCTCGGTGATGTCGTCGGTGTGGGTGCGGGCGGCCTTCCACGTGCCCGCCACGATCTCCGGCTGGCGGAACACGGCGCGAAGCTGGTCGATTACCGCAGCCTCGATCTCTCCCGCTGGCACCCGGCCAACCGGGCACGACCCGGCACCATGCTTCAGCACGCTCTGGCTGACGTAATACCGGTAGAGTTTGCCGCCCTTGCGGGTGTGGGTCGGCGAGAATGCCGCGCCATCGGGCCCGTACAGCAGCCCCTTCAACAGCGCGGGCGTCTCGGCGCGGGTGCGGGCGGCGCGCTTGCGGGGGCTCTCCTGTAGGATTGCGTGGACGCGGTCCCACGTCTCGCGGTCGATGATGGCAACGTGCTCGCCGGGATAGCTCTCACCTTTGTGCACCGCTTCGCCGATGTAGGCGCGGTTCGAGAGCAGCCGGTACAGGTACTTCTTGTCGATGCGGTTGCCCCTTGGCGTCCGAATACCGTGACGCGCCACCTCCCGGGCCAGTTCGGTGCAGGAGCCGATCTCGAGGAAGCGGGAGAAGATCCAGCGAACGTGCTCGGCGCGCTCCTCGTCGACGACCAGCTTCCGGTTTTCGACGCGATAGCCGTAGGGCGGCACCCCGCCCATCCACATCCCCTTCTTCCGGCTGGCGGCGACCTTGTCGCGGATGCGCTCGGCCGTCACCTCGCGTTCGAATTGGGCGAAGCTGAGCAGGATGTTCAGCGTCAGCCGCCCCATTGATGTGGTGGTATTGAACGACTGCGTGACCGAAACAAAGGTCACGTCATTACGGTCGAATACCTCGACCAGCTTGGCAAAGTCGGCCAGCGAGCGGCTGAGCCTGTCGATCTTGTAGACCACGAC
This window of the Roseovarius sp. SCSIO 43702 genome carries:
- a CDS encoding recombinase family protein, whose translation is MTKPIVRKLRCGIYTRKSSEEGLEQEFNSLHAQREACEAYIASQRSEGWVLVRDQYDDGGISGGTLERPGLQLLMADIEDGLVDVVVVYKIDRLSRSLADFAKLVEVFDRNDVTFVSVTQSFNTTTSMGRLTLNILLSFAQFEREVTAERIRDKVAASRKKGMWMGGVPPYGYRVENRKLVVDEERAEHVRWIFSRFLEIGSCTELAREVARHGIRTPRGNRIDKKYLYRLLSNRAYIGEAVHKGESYPGEHVAIIDRETWDRVHAILQESPRKRAARTRAETPALLKGLLYGPDGAAFSPTHTRKGGKLYRYYVSQSVLKHGAGSCPVGRVPAGEIEAAVIDQLRAVFRQPEIVAGTWKAARTHTDDITEADTRAALQQLDPLWDELFPAEQARIVALLVERVDIGTEGLNVRLRVDGLGSLAREILAGGIGEAA
- a CDS encoding type II toxin-antitoxin system Phd/YefM family antitoxin encodes the protein MQILTAKDAKYGFGRLIDLARAEPVAVAKHGRPVVVVLAVEEYERLKALDKPGISPGEQNAGKKTS
- a CDS encoding restriction endonuclease subunit S; its protein translation is MRSFSEVRIGDVAKAKGGKRLPKGASVQDAPTPHPYLRVVDFGESGINRSAIKYIDENVHHQVRRYTITSSDIYISIAGTIGRVGMVPEDLSGANLTENAAKLTDISHAVDARYLMYFLRGATGKAAMSNQTGGTSQPKLALYRIEEIRFPCPPRSEQEAIVSILSAYDDLIETNRRRIALLEDAARLLYREWFVHFRFPGHEHVPLTDGLPEGWARQTFDDVCETIGGGTPKTEKPEFWNDGDIPWYTPTDITRNSCLALLDSATKITEAGLRGSSAKMLPAGTVLMTSRASVGFFGIIETPSCTNQGFISIIPHDPRARMYLLHNLMYRVEEIRSHAGGATYKEISKGKFRALPVVIPDAALLREFEHQASTLHAQVRTLHTQNQKLAQARDLLLPRLMNGEIAV
- a CDS encoding class I SAM-dependent DNA methyltransferase produces the protein MIADHLTGIEQFGADLWKMADDLRANSGLASNEYFMPIMGLLFLRQATNRYYAALASIEADKAAGKMPDRQLVDADFRRRRAMLMPEAARYDVILDMPKGGQLGTALTAAMEEVEKHFPPLAGQLPKDYERFDDDLLESMMRKFDTEALRNASGDVFGRIYEYFLAEFSKQGAHDNGEFFTPPSIVQTIVNVIEPDHGIVFDPACGSGGMFVQSSHFIEDAGQDTMKRVTFYGHEKNETTAKLAQINLAVHGLQGTIRAGNEAITYYKDPHELVGKCDFVMANPPFNVDEVDAEKVKGDKRLPFGLPGVNKAKKVSNANYLWMSYFYTYLNENGRAGVVMSSQASSAGRDEAIVRQKLVETGAVDVMIDIRGNFFYTRTVPCQLWFFDRAKERDPERADHVLMLDARNIYRKVSRAIYDFAPEQQKNIAAIVWLYRGQADRFLELVESYLAQAVAEGQATTEPLADLDKALGKLIDLVQPFVTEKRDPDPLAETWSELTSACATLAADIAGFDAEVSARAADWAGAVRDNAGLHAARAGLHPMAERCRDLTKQIDLAAKLAGRVVDTAIKELDARDHALWPNAEVTRARKALEGARVAAVEALRTARYFVKQADWLQERFPDAVLCDVEGLVKRVSRAEIAAHDHSLTPGRYVGVAPEEVDEDFDFEEALRSIHIDLTGLTEEAAELAARIARNFEELGV